A stretch of Limanda limanda chromosome 7, fLimLim1.1, whole genome shotgun sequence DNA encodes these proteins:
- the dlgap4a gene encoding disks large-associated protein 4 isoform X2: protein MKGLGANRSRHLSDSCEPCQQNPLYPLTSDPHGSFMLSPTINHYGTLDPHLHLCSPTSPTALPPDCLLPFSQMSNSSTFPRLHFTSQNDQLDCSQACLAGGGVGQGNRAGNLSNSLSMGMGLGLGFPGGPMITSGSATISSAAAAKMNRLPSNLLDQLERHLPMQRDGFSTLQFHRGRMSKQRSESPGRIRHLMHSVQKLFAKSQSLESSAIKGSINGRSVGGMTGTAGACEDGGRQSRRSKSKDRAKTEGPKQRPRPNALGLWSSDDALDTDMTKAGTIAVGYRNPLTMMTLGRAVSDSQAPPRHIPQGYHTISAHPLKTSKSSGDLKFLACQATQVGCKEGGTRGSKDDTLVKRGTWSTLTLSQARQVLQKGSATVNRTLLKTKSCHPDLTQQFLQVPLGEWTGTLGRGRAKGTEIPCRRMRSGSYVKAMGDLEDSEDSEGSPKPSPKSAARRQSYLKATHVSMSEQQEPPPPPRKPRYYALMREDYLWSPLHSACSVQQLSTLPSLKELATNRSLDNLDCLVSPLEAPARHRNHDFSHCSATLGRASATQVCGQGCGHSVMYCDGESQAVEALDLPTPTCFRSRSHSYLRAIQAGCSQDEDTASVDSDSPPPTAAVYSYSTDTLSNRRGPPPVPPRTTSKPLISVTLQSSTESAQDVYLDRGSEANSQSGRSNSSDSLCSLRTGSLAKGTQPPPAAVPAVTPTPAAASVPPVPAPRDLPPTITVTNATTSTLPQNDTLSSLVTLEQPPTATKRKLSSIGIQVDCVLPNPREEPLSLTTPLKFQSIGVQVENGRPLSRESSMSSRQNTETEPQEPQDAAPTENNTANCTNSQTVNTTAPNGPDKAMEQPALKHTSAPPRISTSPPQSLDPALDPSSLPPPDPSLDSGNCSNNGDNVQTGTPACLRDGNWFLKLLQAETGRMEGWCQQMDQETKDNKISEEVLGTIRSAVGSAQLIMAQKFEQFRGLCRENLDVNAHPRPTAQDLAGFWDLLQLTIEDISMKFDELYQLKANNWQLPEKPEKKDENKPLPASVPKRQSKPKLSAGKDRSVDSAVDKQRQEARKRLMAAKRAASVRQNSATESADSIEIYVPEAQTRL from the exons ATGAAAGGGTTAGGAGCCAACCGCAGTCGTCACCTGTCTGACTCGTGTGAACCATGCCAGCAGAACCCTCTCTATCCTCTCACCTCGGACCCTCACGGCTCCTTCATGTTGAGCCCCACCATTAACCACTATGGCACTCTGGACCCCCATCTCCACCTGTGCTCCCCCACCAGTCCCACCGCCCTGCCGCCTGACTGCTTGCTGCCTTTCAGCCAGATGTCCAACAGCAGCACCTTCCCGCGGCTGCACTTCACCTCCCAGAACGACCAGCTGGACTGCTCCCAGGCCTGTTTGGCTGGTGGGGGAGTCGGGCAAGGCAACAGGGCAGGCAATCTATCCAACTCCCTGTCCATGGGTATGGGCTTAGGCCTGGGCTTCCCTGGTGGGCCCATGATCACCAGTGGATCGGCCACCATATCGTCTGCGGCAGCAGCAAAGATGAATCGGTTACCTTCCAACCTCTTGGATCAGCTGGAGCGGCACCTGCCCATGCAGCGTGATGGCTTCAGTACTCTGCAGTTTCATCGAGGACGTATGTCAAAGCAACGCAGTGAGAGCCCTGGACGAATACGCCACCTGATGCATTCTGTGCAGAAGCTATTTGCCAAGTCCCAGTCACTGGAAAGCTCTGCAATAAAAGGCAGCATAAACGGGCGCTCTGTTGGAGGAATGACCGGCACCGCAGGGGCTTGTGAGGACGGGGGCAGACAGAGCCGCAGGAGCAAGAGCAAAGACAGGGCTAAAACCGAGGGGCCAAAGCAGAGGCCGAGGCCCAACGCACTAGGCCTCTGGAGCTCGGACGATGCCCTGGACACTGACATGACCAAAGCTGGCACTATCGCTGTAGGTTACCGCAACCCGCTGACCATGATGACTCTTGGCAGAGCGGTGTCAGACAGCCAGGCTCCTCCCAGGCACATCCCACAGGGCTACCACACCATTTCTGCACATCCTTTAAAGACCTCGAAAAGCAGCGGTGACCTCAAGTTCCTGGCGTGCCAGGCGACACAGGTAGGATGCAAGGAGGGAGGAACAAGAGGAAGCAAGGATGACACGCTGGTGAAGAGGGGCACCTGGTCCACTCTCACCCTCAGCCAGGCCAGGCAAGTGCTGCAGAAGGGCTCTGCTACAGTCAACAGGACCCTGCTTAAAACAAAGTCATGTCACCCGGACCTGACGCAGCAGTTTCTTCAG GTCCCACTGGGTGAATGGACAGGAACTTTGGGTCGCGGCCGAGCCAAGGGAACGGAGATCCCCTGTCGACGGATGCGCAGCGGCAGCTACGTGAAAGCCATGGGGGACCTGGAAGACAGCGAGGACTCGGAGGGAAGTCCCAAGCCGTCCCCCAAATCTGCTGCTCGACGCCAGAGCTACCTGAAGGCCACGCACGTCTCCATGAGCGAGCAGCAGGAGCCGCCGCCACCTCCTCGCAA GCCTCGTTACTACGCTCTCATGCGGGAGGATTATCTGTGGTCTCCTCTGCACAGTGCATGCTCTGTGCAGCAACTGAG CACGCTGCCGTCCCTGAAGGAGCTGGCGACCAATCGGAGCCTGGATAACTTGGACTGCCTGGTGAGCCCGCTGGAGGCCCCGGCACGCCACAGGAACCACGACTTCAGCCATTGCTCTGCCACACTGGGCAGAGCCTCGGCCACTCAG GTATGCGGGCAGGGCTGTGGGCACTCGGTGATGTACTGTGACGGAGAGTCCCAGGCAGTGGAGGCTCTGGATCTGCCCACGCCGACGTGCTTCCGGTCGCGCAGCCACAGCTACCTGCGGGCCATCCAGGCCGGCTGCTCCCAGGACGAAGACACGGCCTCGGTGGACTCGGACTCACCGCCGCCCACCGCTGCAGTCTACAGCTATAGCACCGACACCC TCAGCAATAGGAGGGGCCCTCCTCCAGTCCCACCCCGCACCACCTCCAAGCCCCTCATCTCAGTGACCCTGCAGAGCAGCACCGAGTCAGCCCAAGACGTGTACCTTGACCGTGGCAGTGAGGCCAACAGCCAGTCAGGACGCAGCAATTCCTCTGACAGTCTCTGCAGCCTCCGCACAGGCAGCCTGGCGAAGGGGACCCAGCCTCCACCAGCTGCTGTCCCGGCTGTGACCCCTACACCCGCTGCAGcctctgttcctcctgttccagCCCCTCGTGACCTCCCTCCCACTATCACTGTCACCAACGCCACCACTTCTACCCTACCCCAAAATGACACCCTGAGCTCTCTCGTCACCCTAGAGCAGCCACCGACTGCAACCAAGAGGAAACTGTCCTCAATAGGAATTCAG GTGGATTGCGTACTTCCAAATCCAAGAGAGGAACCACTATCGCTGACTACGCCCCTAAAATTTCAGTCAATTGGAGTTCAAGTGGAGAACGGCAGGCC TCTCAGCCGGGAAAGCAGCATGTCCTCCagacaaaacacagagactgagCCTCAGGAGCCCCAGGATGCCGCACccacagaaaacaacacagccAACTGCACCAACAGTCAAACGGTGAATACCACTGCGCCCAACGGACCGGACAAAGCCATGGAACAGCCGGCCCTTAAACACACCTCAGCCCCACCCAGGATATCCACCTCCCCTCCGCAGAGTCTAGACCCGGCTCTGGACCCCTCCTCTCTGCCACCACCAGACCCCAGCTTGGATTCTGGAAATTGCAGCAACAACGGAGATAATGTTCAAACTGGCACGCCAGCTTGCCTCCGAGACGGCAACTGGTTCCTGAAGCTCCTGCAGGCGGAAACAGGCCGCATGGAGGGCTGGTGTCAACAGATGGACCAGGAGACCAAAGACAACAAGATCTCAGAGGAGG TGTTGGGGACAATCCGCAGTGCTGTGGGCAGCGCTCAGCTCATCATGGCACAGAAGTTTGAGCAGTTCAGAGGCCTCTGTAGAGAGAACTTG GACGTGAATGCCCACCCACGACCTACAGCACAGGACCTCGCCGGGTTCTGGGATCTGCTTCAACTCACAATAGAAGACATCAGCATGAAGTTTGACGAGCTCTACCAACTGAAAGCCAACAACTGGCAACTTCCTGAGAAACCGGAGAAGAAG GATGAAAACAAGCCGCTTCCAGCATCTGTGCCAAAGAGGCAGTCAAAGCCCAAGCTGTCGGCGGGCAAGGACAGGAGcgtggactctgctgtagacaAGCAGCGACAAGAAGCCAGGAAACGGCTGATGGCAGCAAAGCGTGCGGCGTCAGTACGACAGAACTCCGCCACAGAAAGCGCTGACAGCATCGAAATCTACGTCCCCGAGGCCCAGACCCGCCTCTGA
- the dlgap4a gene encoding disks large-associated protein 4 isoform X3, translated as MKGLGANRSRHLSDSCEPCQQNPLYPLTSDPHGSFMLSPTINHYGTLDPHLHLCSPTSPTALPPDCLLPFSQMSNSSTFPRLHFTSQNDQLDCSQACLAGGGVGQGNRAGNLSNSLSMGMGLGLGFPGGPMITSGSATISSAAAAKMNRLPSNLLDQLERHLPMQRDGFSTLQFHRGRMSKQRSESPGRIRHLMHSVQKLFAKSQSLESSAIKGSINGRSVGGMTGTAGACEDGGRQSRRSKSKDRAKTEGPKQRPRPNALGLWSSDDALDTDMTKAGTIAVGYRNPLTMMTLGRAVSDSQAPPRHIPQGYHTISAHPLKTSKSSGDLKFLACQATQVGCKEGGTRGSKDDTLVKRGTWSTLTLSQARQVLQKGSATVNRTLLKTKSCHPDLTQQFLQVPLGEWTGTLGRGRAKGTEIPCRRMRSGSYVKAMGDLEDSEDSEGSPKPSPKSAARRQSYLKATHVSMSEQQEPPPPPRKPRYYALMREDYLWSPLHSACSVQQLSTLPSLKELATNRSLDNLDCLVSPLEAPARHRNHDFSHCSATLGRASATQVCGQGCGHSVMYCDGESQAVEALDLPTPTCFRSRSHSYLRAIQAGCSQDEDTASVDSDSPPPTAAVYSYSTDTPNKSCYFSNRRGPPPVPPRTTSKPLISVTLQSSTESAQDVYLDRGSEANSQSGRSNSSDSLCSLRTGSLAKGTQPPPAAVPAVTPTPAAASVPPVPAPRDLPPTITVTNATTSTLPQNDTLSSLVTLEQPPTATKRKLSSIGIQVDCVLPNPREEPLSLTTPLKFQSIGVQVENGRPLSRESSMSSRQNTETEPQEPQDAAPTENNTANCTNSQTVNTTAPNGPDKAMEQPALKHTSAPPRISTSPPQSLDPALDPSSLPPPDPSLDSGNCSNNGDNVQTGTPACLRDGNWFLKLLQAETGRMEGWCQQMDQETKDNKISEEVLGTIRSAVGSAQLIMAQKFEQFRGLCRENLDVNAHPRPTAQDLAGFWDLLQLTIEDISMKFDELYQLKANNWQLPEKPEKKDENKPLPASVPKRQSKPKLSAGKDRSVDSAVDKQRQEARKRLMAAKRAASVRQNSATESADSIEIYVPEAQTRL; from the exons ATGAAAGGGTTAGGAGCCAACCGCAGTCGTCACCTGTCTGACTCGTGTGAACCATGCCAGCAGAACCCTCTCTATCCTCTCACCTCGGACCCTCACGGCTCCTTCATGTTGAGCCCCACCATTAACCACTATGGCACTCTGGACCCCCATCTCCACCTGTGCTCCCCCACCAGTCCCACCGCCCTGCCGCCTGACTGCTTGCTGCCTTTCAGCCAGATGTCCAACAGCAGCACCTTCCCGCGGCTGCACTTCACCTCCCAGAACGACCAGCTGGACTGCTCCCAGGCCTGTTTGGCTGGTGGGGGAGTCGGGCAAGGCAACAGGGCAGGCAATCTATCCAACTCCCTGTCCATGGGTATGGGCTTAGGCCTGGGCTTCCCTGGTGGGCCCATGATCACCAGTGGATCGGCCACCATATCGTCTGCGGCAGCAGCAAAGATGAATCGGTTACCTTCCAACCTCTTGGATCAGCTGGAGCGGCACCTGCCCATGCAGCGTGATGGCTTCAGTACTCTGCAGTTTCATCGAGGACGTATGTCAAAGCAACGCAGTGAGAGCCCTGGACGAATACGCCACCTGATGCATTCTGTGCAGAAGCTATTTGCCAAGTCCCAGTCACTGGAAAGCTCTGCAATAAAAGGCAGCATAAACGGGCGCTCTGTTGGAGGAATGACCGGCACCGCAGGGGCTTGTGAGGACGGGGGCAGACAGAGCCGCAGGAGCAAGAGCAAAGACAGGGCTAAAACCGAGGGGCCAAAGCAGAGGCCGAGGCCCAACGCACTAGGCCTCTGGAGCTCGGACGATGCCCTGGACACTGACATGACCAAAGCTGGCACTATCGCTGTAGGTTACCGCAACCCGCTGACCATGATGACTCTTGGCAGAGCGGTGTCAGACAGCCAGGCTCCTCCCAGGCACATCCCACAGGGCTACCACACCATTTCTGCACATCCTTTAAAGACCTCGAAAAGCAGCGGTGACCTCAAGTTCCTGGCGTGCCAGGCGACACAGGTAGGATGCAAGGAGGGAGGAACAAGAGGAAGCAAGGATGACACGCTGGTGAAGAGGGGCACCTGGTCCACTCTCACCCTCAGCCAGGCCAGGCAAGTGCTGCAGAAGGGCTCTGCTACAGTCAACAGGACCCTGCTTAAAACAAAGTCATGTCACCCGGACCTGACGCAGCAGTTTCTTCAG GTCCCACTGGGTGAATGGACAGGAACTTTGGGTCGCGGCCGAGCCAAGGGAACGGAGATCCCCTGTCGACGGATGCGCAGCGGCAGCTACGTGAAAGCCATGGGGGACCTGGAAGACAGCGAGGACTCGGAGGGAAGTCCCAAGCCGTCCCCCAAATCTGCTGCTCGACGCCAGAGCTACCTGAAGGCCACGCACGTCTCCATGAGCGAGCAGCAGGAGCCGCCGCCACCTCCTCGCAA GCCTCGTTACTACGCTCTCATGCGGGAGGATTATCTGTGGTCTCCTCTGCACAGTGCATGCTCTGTGCAGCAACTGAG CACGCTGCCGTCCCTGAAGGAGCTGGCGACCAATCGGAGCCTGGATAACTTGGACTGCCTGGTGAGCCCGCTGGAGGCCCCGGCACGCCACAGGAACCACGACTTCAGCCATTGCTCTGCCACACTGGGCAGAGCCTCGGCCACTCAG GTATGCGGGCAGGGCTGTGGGCACTCGGTGATGTACTGTGACGGAGAGTCCCAGGCAGTGGAGGCTCTGGATCTGCCCACGCCGACGTGCTTCCGGTCGCGCAGCCACAGCTACCTGCGGGCCATCCAGGCCGGCTGCTCCCAGGACGAAGACACGGCCTCGGTGGACTCGGACTCACCGCCGCCCACCGCTGCAGTCTACAGCTATAGCACCGACACCC CTAATAAATCGTGCTATT TCAGCAATAGGAGGGGCCCTCCTCCAGTCCCACCCCGCACCACCTCCAAGCCCCTCATCTCAGTGACCCTGCAGAGCAGCACCGAGTCAGCCCAAGACGTGTACCTTGACCGTGGCAGTGAGGCCAACAGCCAGTCAGGACGCAGCAATTCCTCTGACAGTCTCTGCAGCCTCCGCACAGGCAGCCTGGCGAAGGGGACCCAGCCTCCACCAGCTGCTGTCCCGGCTGTGACCCCTACACCCGCTGCAGcctctgttcctcctgttccagCCCCTCGTGACCTCCCTCCCACTATCACTGTCACCAACGCCACCACTTCTACCCTACCCCAAAATGACACCCTGAGCTCTCTCGTCACCCTAGAGCAGCCACCGACTGCAACCAAGAGGAAACTGTCCTCAATAGGAATTCAG GTGGATTGCGTACTTCCAAATCCAAGAGAGGAACCACTATCGCTGACTACGCCCCTAAAATTTCAGTCAATTGGAGTTCAAGTGGAGAACGGCAGGCC TCTCAGCCGGGAAAGCAGCATGTCCTCCagacaaaacacagagactgagCCTCAGGAGCCCCAGGATGCCGCACccacagaaaacaacacagccAACTGCACCAACAGTCAAACGGTGAATACCACTGCGCCCAACGGACCGGACAAAGCCATGGAACAGCCGGCCCTTAAACACACCTCAGCCCCACCCAGGATATCCACCTCCCCTCCGCAGAGTCTAGACCCGGCTCTGGACCCCTCCTCTCTGCCACCACCAGACCCCAGCTTGGATTCTGGAAATTGCAGCAACAACGGAGATAATGTTCAAACTGGCACGCCAGCTTGCCTCCGAGACGGCAACTGGTTCCTGAAGCTCCTGCAGGCGGAAACAGGCCGCATGGAGGGCTGGTGTCAACAGATGGACCAGGAGACCAAAGACAACAAGATCTCAGAGGAGG TGTTGGGGACAATCCGCAGTGCTGTGGGCAGCGCTCAGCTCATCATGGCACAGAAGTTTGAGCAGTTCAGAGGCCTCTGTAGAGAGAACTTG GACGTGAATGCCCACCCACGACCTACAGCACAGGACCTCGCCGGGTTCTGGGATCTGCTTCAACTCACAATAGAAGACATCAGCATGAAGTTTGACGAGCTCTACCAACTGAAAGCCAACAACTGGCAACTTCCTGAGAAACCGGAGAAGAAG GATGAAAACAAGCCGCTTCCAGCATCTGTGCCAAAGAGGCAGTCAAAGCCCAAGCTGTCGGCGGGCAAGGACAGGAGcgtggactctgctgtagacaAGCAGCGACAAGAAGCCAGGAAACGGCTGATGGCAGCAAAGCGTGCGGCGTCAGTACGACAGAACTCCGCCACAGAAAGCGCTGACAGCATCGAAATCTACGTCCCCGAGGCCCAGACCCGCCTCTGA
- the dlgap4a gene encoding disks large-associated protein 4 isoform X1: MKGLGANRSRHLSDSCEPCQQNPLYPLTSDPHGSFMLSPTINHYGTLDPHLHLCSPTSPTALPPDCLLPFSQMSNSSTFPRLHFTSQNDQLDCSQACLAGGGVGQGNRAGNLSNSLSMGMGLGLGFPGGPMITSGSATISSAAAAKMNRLPSNLLDQLERHLPMQRDGFSTLQFHRGRMSKQRSESPGRIRHLMHSVQKLFAKSQSLESSAIKGSINGRSVGGMTGTAGACEDGGRQSRRSKSKDRAKTEGPKQRPRPNALGLWSSDDALDTDMTKAGTIAVGYRNPLTMMTLGRAVSDSQAPPRHIPQGYHTISAHPLKTSKSSGDLKFLACQATQVGCKEGGTRGSKDDTLVKRGTWSTLTLSQARQVLQKGSATVNRTLLKTKSCHPDLTQQFLQVGGTVPLGEWTGTLGRGRAKGTEIPCRRMRSGSYVKAMGDLEDSEDSEGSPKPSPKSAARRQSYLKATHVSMSEQQEPPPPPRKPRYYALMREDYLWSPLHSACSVQQLSTLPSLKELATNRSLDNLDCLVSPLEAPARHRNHDFSHCSATLGRASATQRVSLHTFFQVCGQGCGHSVMYCDGESQAVEALDLPTPTCFRSRSHSYLRAIQAGCSQDEDTASVDSDSPPPTAAVYSYSTDTLSNRRGPPPVPPRTTSKPLISVTLQSSTESAQDVYLDRGSEANSQSGRSNSSDSLCSLRTGSLAKGTQPPPAAVPAVTPTPAAASVPPVPAPRDLPPTITVTNATTSTLPQNDTLSSLVTLEQPPTATKRKLSSIGIQVDCVLPNPREEPLSLTTPLKFQSIGVQVENGRPLSRESSMSSRQNTETEPQEPQDAAPTENNTANCTNSQTVNTTAPNGPDKAMEQPALKHTSAPPRISTSPPQSLDPALDPSSLPPPDPSLDSGNCSNNGDNVQTGTPACLRDGNWFLKLLQAETGRMEGWCQQMDQETKDNKISEEVLGTIRSAVGSAQLIMAQKFEQFRGLCRENLDVNAHPRPTAQDLAGFWDLLQLTIEDISMKFDELYQLKANNWQLPEKPEKKDENKPLPASVPKRQSKPKLSAGKDRSVDSAVDKQRQEARKRLMAAKRAASVRQNSATESADSIEIYVPEAQTRL; the protein is encoded by the exons ATGAAAGGGTTAGGAGCCAACCGCAGTCGTCACCTGTCTGACTCGTGTGAACCATGCCAGCAGAACCCTCTCTATCCTCTCACCTCGGACCCTCACGGCTCCTTCATGTTGAGCCCCACCATTAACCACTATGGCACTCTGGACCCCCATCTCCACCTGTGCTCCCCCACCAGTCCCACCGCCCTGCCGCCTGACTGCTTGCTGCCTTTCAGCCAGATGTCCAACAGCAGCACCTTCCCGCGGCTGCACTTCACCTCCCAGAACGACCAGCTGGACTGCTCCCAGGCCTGTTTGGCTGGTGGGGGAGTCGGGCAAGGCAACAGGGCAGGCAATCTATCCAACTCCCTGTCCATGGGTATGGGCTTAGGCCTGGGCTTCCCTGGTGGGCCCATGATCACCAGTGGATCGGCCACCATATCGTCTGCGGCAGCAGCAAAGATGAATCGGTTACCTTCCAACCTCTTGGATCAGCTGGAGCGGCACCTGCCCATGCAGCGTGATGGCTTCAGTACTCTGCAGTTTCATCGAGGACGTATGTCAAAGCAACGCAGTGAGAGCCCTGGACGAATACGCCACCTGATGCATTCTGTGCAGAAGCTATTTGCCAAGTCCCAGTCACTGGAAAGCTCTGCAATAAAAGGCAGCATAAACGGGCGCTCTGTTGGAGGAATGACCGGCACCGCAGGGGCTTGTGAGGACGGGGGCAGACAGAGCCGCAGGAGCAAGAGCAAAGACAGGGCTAAAACCGAGGGGCCAAAGCAGAGGCCGAGGCCCAACGCACTAGGCCTCTGGAGCTCGGACGATGCCCTGGACACTGACATGACCAAAGCTGGCACTATCGCTGTAGGTTACCGCAACCCGCTGACCATGATGACTCTTGGCAGAGCGGTGTCAGACAGCCAGGCTCCTCCCAGGCACATCCCACAGGGCTACCACACCATTTCTGCACATCCTTTAAAGACCTCGAAAAGCAGCGGTGACCTCAAGTTCCTGGCGTGCCAGGCGACACAGGTAGGATGCAAGGAGGGAGGAACAAGAGGAAGCAAGGATGACACGCTGGTGAAGAGGGGCACCTGGTCCACTCTCACCCTCAGCCAGGCCAGGCAAGTGCTGCAGAAGGGCTCTGCTACAGTCAACAGGACCCTGCTTAAAACAAAGTCATGTCACCCGGACCTGACGCAGCAGTTTCTTCAGGTAGGAGGGACA GTCCCACTGGGTGAATGGACAGGAACTTTGGGTCGCGGCCGAGCCAAGGGAACGGAGATCCCCTGTCGACGGATGCGCAGCGGCAGCTACGTGAAAGCCATGGGGGACCTGGAAGACAGCGAGGACTCGGAGGGAAGTCCCAAGCCGTCCCCCAAATCTGCTGCTCGACGCCAGAGCTACCTGAAGGCCACGCACGTCTCCATGAGCGAGCAGCAGGAGCCGCCGCCACCTCCTCGCAA GCCTCGTTACTACGCTCTCATGCGGGAGGATTATCTGTGGTCTCCTCTGCACAGTGCATGCTCTGTGCAGCAACTGAG CACGCTGCCGTCCCTGAAGGAGCTGGCGACCAATCGGAGCCTGGATAACTTGGACTGCCTGGTGAGCCCGCTGGAGGCCCCGGCACGCCACAGGAACCACGACTTCAGCCATTGCTCTGCCACACTGGGCAGAGCCTCGGCCACTCAG CGTGTGAGTCTGCACACGTTCTTTCAGGTATGCGGGCAGGGCTGTGGGCACTCGGTGATGTACTGTGACGGAGAGTCCCAGGCAGTGGAGGCTCTGGATCTGCCCACGCCGACGTGCTTCCGGTCGCGCAGCCACAGCTACCTGCGGGCCATCCAGGCCGGCTGCTCCCAGGACGAAGACACGGCCTCGGTGGACTCGGACTCACCGCCGCCCACCGCTGCAGTCTACAGCTATAGCACCGACACCC TCAGCAATAGGAGGGGCCCTCCTCCAGTCCCACCCCGCACCACCTCCAAGCCCCTCATCTCAGTGACCCTGCAGAGCAGCACCGAGTCAGCCCAAGACGTGTACCTTGACCGTGGCAGTGAGGCCAACAGCCAGTCAGGACGCAGCAATTCCTCTGACAGTCTCTGCAGCCTCCGCACAGGCAGCCTGGCGAAGGGGACCCAGCCTCCACCAGCTGCTGTCCCGGCTGTGACCCCTACACCCGCTGCAGcctctgttcctcctgttccagCCCCTCGTGACCTCCCTCCCACTATCACTGTCACCAACGCCACCACTTCTACCCTACCCCAAAATGACACCCTGAGCTCTCTCGTCACCCTAGAGCAGCCACCGACTGCAACCAAGAGGAAACTGTCCTCAATAGGAATTCAG GTGGATTGCGTACTTCCAAATCCAAGAGAGGAACCACTATCGCTGACTACGCCCCTAAAATTTCAGTCAATTGGAGTTCAAGTGGAGAACGGCAGGCC TCTCAGCCGGGAAAGCAGCATGTCCTCCagacaaaacacagagactgagCCTCAGGAGCCCCAGGATGCCGCACccacagaaaacaacacagccAACTGCACCAACAGTCAAACGGTGAATACCACTGCGCCCAACGGACCGGACAAAGCCATGGAACAGCCGGCCCTTAAACACACCTCAGCCCCACCCAGGATATCCACCTCCCCTCCGCAGAGTCTAGACCCGGCTCTGGACCCCTCCTCTCTGCCACCACCAGACCCCAGCTTGGATTCTGGAAATTGCAGCAACAACGGAGATAATGTTCAAACTGGCACGCCAGCTTGCCTCCGAGACGGCAACTGGTTCCTGAAGCTCCTGCAGGCGGAAACAGGCCGCATGGAGGGCTGGTGTCAACAGATGGACCAGGAGACCAAAGACAACAAGATCTCAGAGGAGG TGTTGGGGACAATCCGCAGTGCTGTGGGCAGCGCTCAGCTCATCATGGCACAGAAGTTTGAGCAGTTCAGAGGCCTCTGTAGAGAGAACTTG GACGTGAATGCCCACCCACGACCTACAGCACAGGACCTCGCCGGGTTCTGGGATCTGCTTCAACTCACAATAGAAGACATCAGCATGAAGTTTGACGAGCTCTACCAACTGAAAGCCAACAACTGGCAACTTCCTGAGAAACCGGAGAAGAAG GATGAAAACAAGCCGCTTCCAGCATCTGTGCCAAAGAGGCAGTCAAAGCCCAAGCTGTCGGCGGGCAAGGACAGGAGcgtggactctgctgtagacaAGCAGCGACAAGAAGCCAGGAAACGGCTGATGGCAGCAAAGCGTGCGGCGTCAGTACGACAGAACTCCGCCACAGAAAGCGCTGACAGCATCGAAATCTACGTCCCCGAGGCCCAGACCCGCCTCTGA